The genomic stretch TataccagcagcatcaacattcAGCACCAGCATTAGGTGGTTAATTGTCAGAAAAGAAACTATTGGGCCTCACCGTAGTTACACAGCTAGCAGTCAGCATTTCCATCTACGTCGGCTAACCCAGAAATAAGCAAGTCTTTTTTTAGCCATGGCTGAGCAAATGCTTTTacctagagaaaaaaatttccttcataAATTAGTCAATAGTTCCAAAGAGCTTTCCCTCCAGGTACTTCTACATGATTGAAATTTGAACATGTTTTCCAACTACACTTCCACAGgacaccttctttctttttaggtgGTCTCTTTATAACAAAGGGGCAGGGTTAGGAGAGGGTGAGGGGAGCAGGGTCCAAACTGAAGGACCCAAAAAGACCCTCCTTAAGAGAGGCTGggtccgggcacctgggtggctcagtcggttaagtgtctgccttcagcttaggtcatgatcccagagtcccaggattgagcccacataggggagtctgcttctccctctgaccctcccccgtctcatgctctctctcattctctctctaataaataaattaaatctttaaaaaaaagagagagagagagggtgcctgggtggctcagtcattaagcatctgccttctgctctggtcatgatctcagggtcctgggatcgagccccacattgggctccctggtcagtggggagcccgcttctccctctcccactgcctgccactccccctgcttgtgctctctctgtcaaataaataaaattaaaaaaaaaaaaaaagagagagaggctgggtccaggggcacctgggtggctcagttggtttagcatccaactcttgatttcagctcaggtcatgatctcagggtcatgagatccagcctaacattgggctctgagccccactttggggtccaagcccagtgtggagcccacttaagattctctctccctctgcccctccccccttctcttcatgcttctcatgctctctctcaatacatgcatacatacatacatacatacatacatacatacataagagGTTGGGTCCAGCAGGGTCCTGTCTGTATAGGGCTGCTGTATTCTGAGGGACACCCTCCAGATCCGGGGGATCAGagaaggcctcctggaggagggaaCACTTGAGCTAGGTATAAAACAGGGGGAAATCAGGAGGGTGACCAGATCCTTGGAGATGGGTCCAGACCAAAGTCAACTCTGGGGATGGAATTGGGGCAGAACCTCTGGGGTTACTTCAGGGAATCCTGATgacctgccccctctccctgttGTATCCCTCAGGGCTATATTGTCAGGAAGTGGATTAGAATCACAAGGTTTGGTCTGGGTAGAACAGGCTAGTTTGTGGAGGCAATGACTGGCTGTTTTTCAGGTAAGGGTGGCACTGCTGGGACTTACAGGGCCACTAAGCTCTCTCCTTATCCCACTCCAGATTTCTGCCAAAGGAGGACACACAAAACAAAAGGTAATTCAGATGGAGGGAAGTGAGGGAGATAGGAGGGACTTCCTCTCAAGCCACCAGAGGCCTTCACCTTCCCCTGTGCCACTCAACCACCTACCAGCAAGAGGACATGCCATTTCCTCTCTCTGACCCTGCCTTCCCTCAAAATCCTCCTGGGTATTCAATGGTGACTCCATTTCTGCTTCTTTCAACTACTGTCTCCTTGTATGTGTGCTGTTCCATACTCTGGAGCAATCTGTCTAAATTCCAAGTTAAAATCTCTAATATTACACAAAGCCAAGTTCCATGGTGTTGGAAAACCCTCCTATccttgctattattattacttaactAAAAGTCCTTTGGAAACTCCAGAGGAAGACAAACTAATCTGCCAAAAGGCACATTGGTTTAAATAGGTCATCCCAACTCCTGAGGCTCCTCTAATGAAAGCTTAGTCACATCCAGAGAAACTGAAAATTCTACCCTGAAAACAGTAAGCCTTCCCTCTCTGGTGTGAAGTTATGGCAGTTAAAGCCATGAGAGTAGCAATGGCCTTTCCAGTCAGCCACATGGTCATTAGCTGACTTGGGGGTCAAGTATCTGTGAACTGGAAACCTCATTAGGATTTCTGCTAAGTTCATGGTAAGAACTGCTAACAGGTCAAACCAACCCTTTTCTTACTTAGGGAAACTGAATTGTAAAAATGATATGTAGCTTGCTTAAATTTACAAACACAACTAATAATGGTGGGAAAGTATAAGAGCATTGCTGTCTTGTCTCCCAGGCAAATGTTCCTGCAAACATTCATCTGAAGACTAACTCTCATTTCATTGTCTCAACCTATAGTCACTCTGGGCTACAGGACAGTTATGGTGGTTTTCTTCTCCAAGATCATGATAATCTGTGCTCACTCTGAAAATTCATATAGATTATTGAATCTCTTTGATGTCCTAAAATCGCTGACATTCATTTTGGGAAGGAACCTATGATACCACCCCTGAGCCTGAGAGAACTGAATCTTAATCCTAAGGTTTAGAAAGGAGGTGCCTGACTGTTCCAGAGAGATTAAATGTAACATTAAACATCTTCACTGATGAGCAGGAATATCCTTGGGATTGGACAGGAAGGGCAAGAAGCCCTAGAGATAGCAGCTTTCACAGGGCTTGTGGCCTTGGATGCTGTGTCtgttaaagagaaggaaaaatcacCTGGGCTATGAATTCCTGGAGGACACAAATCATTTGATTCTGTATTTCTCGCAGCACAATCTAGCACAGTAAGACAGTTGTGGGATCCATGTACACTTGTTGAGTGGGTGTTCCCATACATGAACTGTTTAGGAGGGATAATCTGGTGAACTGAGCAATAACTTTGAGAGAATTTGGAAAGACAGaagtgttctctttttctctactgtaagtaccaggcattgtgctacaGGCAGATTTTAAGATGGGAACTGAGAAACAGATGTGAAACAGGTGCCACAAAGATCCTTTACATATACTATGATTTAGTGTTCATAACAGGTTAGGATTATTATCCCTACTTTTGTTTAACAGACGACACAGctaaggctcagggaggttaggTGTTTGATCTGagctcacacagctagtgagtgccTGGGCTCTCCTATCTGAGTCTGAAGCCCTTGCTAATGCTTCCTCTCACCACACTCCAGAATAATATTCCTCTCTCCATTTAACTCCCAGAGATCAGATTTTGATGGGTCCGAGGGATTTGTGCCAGAGAGTTGCCATCCTTGCAACCACCCAACCCCCACTCTAATGAAtcttttattccccccccccccctccggaGTGCTGGCCTGGAGCCAGGTGAGACCAGAACCTCCATTTCAGGGGCTTTCTCTAGAATCTGTCGCTGTGGTTACCTCCAGTAGAATCTGTTTCAGGAAGGTCTGACCAAGCAGGAGAGCGGTGACATTCATGACTGCAGGAGAGAAGAATCCGGGGCTGGGGGCCACACGTCGAGAGGGGAGGGGCCAGGGGGCGGCCCCCTTGTGACCAGCCCTGAGGAGAGGTCAGGAAAGAACGTTGGCTGAGGAGCGCCTGTACAGCAGCAGCTGCTGACGTTCTGTATCACGCGCCTGTGGCCCAAGGTAACCCAGACCTTTAAACAAACAGCAGGGCCAGGGGCGTTGCGGGGACGGAGGCGGGAAAGGGCAGGGACTTTGGGGGTCGCACACTGAAGACAGGGGCGGTGAACGCGTGGAGGGCATGAGAAGGAGTCCGAACTCTCTGAGAAATAGGGAATGAAGGAAATACTGAAGCAAGAAACGAAGtgtgagaaggaacacaagcgcgAAAAAAGCGTGAGAGGGCGCAAGAGCTTGGCTGACCAAAAGTGCGCTTGGAGGTAGGGACAAGGGTGGAACACACCCAGCCCCAGAAGCATAGGTAAGGTGGGAGCAGGAGGATACTATCTTTCCCTGAGCCCATTTTCCATAGGTGGTCCccttttagccatttttaaggtaaaatgttGGCCCCagttatttttgcttgtttgttttggggttttgttttgtgtgttttttgttgttgttgttgttttttagaataTAAGGAAAGAACGTCAGAGGAAGCTGTACTAAAGCGAGGCTGCGCAGGGCGCAGGAAAGGCAGAGGGTGGCGCCTTTTTAAAGAAGATTCTATCTTCACCCTAAAGCTCAGGCcgtaccacacacacacacacaccccacgttTTCCCCCCTCTGTCTGCCTCCTatttccccaccccagccccgctCCGGGCACGATCGGATCGCCTTTAAACCAGGTAACCGCCTTGGTCTCCACAGCAGCTCCGGGAGCTCCAGAGTGGAGGGGGTGGAGCCCGCAGCGGCCTCTGGCTGAGCTCAAGGTGGGAGGGGTCCCGGGGGCGCTAATGGCGCACCGCGGCCATGACGCTGGCCAGATCATTCACAGAAATCCCTGTCTCATTCCATCTACAGTCGCAGCTCCATTCCAGACGCCCTTCTTCTCAGGCCGGGCGGTGAGCTGATGGCCCAAGTTCGGGACTCGCCCTCCGGCTCTTTGGTCCGCTGGAGCtcgggaggtgggggaggagcctCTCCCGAGGAGGCGGCTGAAAAGGCGGGGAAAATGGAGAAGGAGGCGGTGGGGGCGACAAAGGCGTGTTCAGGTCAGGGAGCTGAGGAGATGAAGCTGGAGCCGTTACAAGAGCGAAAGCCTGCTCCTGAGAACTTGACGTGGAGTGACAGCGGCGACGATAAGAAGGTGCTCCCTTCAACCCCCCCTCGCTGTTACAGCAGCTCCTCGCCCCTTTGCCCGCGCCGCAAGCCCCGCCCTCGGCCCCAGCCCCGGGCCCGCTCCCGAGGCCCGCCTGGCCTCTTGGTCCCACCCCAGCCTCCATCCCATCCTCCCCCTCCGCCTCTGACCAGACCACAGCCCTGGCGCCAACCACGGCGTAGATCCAGGCCGGGGTCTAGGCCCCAGATGCTGCAAAGCTGTTTTAGTGACCTAGATGGCTCTGGGGATCGAGGTGGTTTAGGGGACTGGTTGCTGGAGGTGGAGTTTGATCAGGGTCCTACAGGCTGCTCTCATGTGGAGAGCTTTAAAGTGGCTAAGAACTGGCGGAAGAACCTGAGGTTGATTTACCAGCGTTTCATATGGAGTGGGACCCCAGAAACTAGGAAACATAAGGCAAAGTCGTGCATCTGTCATGTATGTAGTACCCATATGAACAGACTCCACTCTTGTCTCTCCTGTGTCTTTTTTGGCTGCTTTACTGAGAAACATATTCACAAACATGCAGAAACAAAACAGCACAATTTAGCTGTAGACCTCTATCATGGGGTTATATATTGCTTTATGTGTAAGGATTATGTATATGACAAAGACATGGAACGAATtgccaaagaaacaaaagagaaaaatttgaaattactaACTTCCACCTCAACAGATGTTTCTCAACAGCAGTGTATGGCATCAGGTGTTGAAGAGAAGCATTCAACCTGTGAGTCAAAGGAACAGGAGCCAAAATTGGTGAAacccaagaaaaagagaagaaaaaagtcagtCTATACCATAGGCCTGAGAGGGCTTATCAATCTTGGGAACACATGCTTTATGAATTGTATTGTCCAGGCACTTACCCATATTCCTCTACTgaaagatttctttctctctgacaagcataaatgtataatgacaagCCCCAGCTTGTGTCTTGTCTGtgaaatgtcttctctttttcatgCTATGTACTCTGGGAGCCGAACTCCTCACATTCCCTATAAGTTATTGCATCTAATATGGATTCATGCAGAACACTTAGCAGGGTACCGGCAGCAGGATGCCCATGAGTTCCTCATTGCAATATTAGATGTGCTGCATAGACACAGCAAAGATGATAGTGTTGGGCAGGAGGCCAGTAACCCCAACTGCTGTAACTGCATCATAGACCAAATCTTTACAGGTGGCTTGCAGTCAGATGTCACATGTCAAGCTTGCCATAGTGTCTCTACCACAATAGACCCATGCTGGGACATCAGTTTGGACTTGCCTGGCTCTTGTGCCACATtcggttcccagagtccagagagAGCTGACAGCACAGTGAGTAGGGATGACCACATACCAGGAATTCCCTCACTCACAGACTGCCTACAGTGGTTTACAAGACCAGAGTACCTAGGAAGCAGTTCCAAAATCAAATGTAGTAGTTGCCAAAGCTATCAGGAATCTACCAAACAACTCACAATGAAGAAATTACCTATTGTGGCCTGTTTTCATCTCAAGCGATTTGAACATGTAGGTAAACAGAGGCGAAAGATTAATACTTTTATCTCCTTTCCCTTGGAGCTGGACATGACTCCATTTTTGGCCTCCACTAAGGAGAGCAGAATGAAAGAAGTCCAGCCACCAACAGACTGTACATCCAACGAGAATAAGTATTCCTTGTTTGCAGTGATTAATCACCATGGAACTTTGGAAAGTGGACACTACACCAGCTTTATCCGACAACAAAAAGACCAATGGTTTAGCTGTGATGATGCCATCATCACCAAGGCTACCATTGAGGACTTACTCTACAGTGAAGGGTATTTACTGTTCTATCACAAGCAGGGTCTAGAGAAAGATTAGTCTTGCAAGACCACTTAccagaaaaaaagtgaaagaaatgaatataCAAGGATCCTGAAGTGACACACAAACTTCCCTGGAATGGATGATGATAATAGCCAAACAACAACAAGCACCTCTTGAAATTTCACAAAAACCTACCTGGCATGGACAATGACAACAGCACCTATATGACAAGTAGCACCTTGATATGAAGAACCTATTTTACATGGCTTGTGGGtctgtaagaggaaaaaaaatactaactagTGACCATTTAGCCTtaagaaaggggaggagggagaagaggttAAAAATGGTCACATAAAGCATAATTAAATGAACAGAATGCTTTAGGTGGGAAGAGTGGGAATGGAGATGTTCTGCGAGTGCTATATGTCATTTGTTTCTACAAAAATACCATGGGGAATCAGGGAGTATTTCTACATTAACAAAAAACTTCACAATTAGTGTTCTAGCTGTGGCTGATTagtcaaatattttgaaaaaagaatattgtaaaagagattttaaaaagccttaaaacatttaaaaaggaaaaaaccttttttttaattttaaaataaaatgttttaaatgttgaaaaaaattaagttaaatatttttaaaagaaatgtttcaaaatttaaaagtttttaatttaaaatttcaaaatgattaataaaataaggcttaaaataaattttagaaattcttagtttacaaaaggtaaaatgaataaaagaaggacaaagataaaaaatgaaagtttacaAAAAAGTTAAAGtgaaagaaagttttaaaaggggaggggagctcttaaaagtttaaataaggggtgcctgggtggctcagtcgttaagcgtctgccttcggctcaggtcatgattccagggtcctgggatcgagccccgcatcgggctccctgctcggccgggagcctgcttctccctctcccactccccctgcttgtgttccctctctcgctgtgtctctctctgtcaaataaataaaatctttaaaaaaaaaagtttaaataaaatgttaatataaataattctttaaattagactataaaataatgtattgaaAAATGAGAGGTTAGCAAAATTCATGAACAGtttaagaaaatttccaaaaatacagaatggaatgaaaattcaaatttaagtttacagaaaagttttaaaggaaaaaaaaattagcacaaTTCAAGACAGACacaatttgtttaatttttttaatttaaaaaaatttaaaaaggaaaagttaagacaaaaatagagaattttaagatatataaaaACTTTAAGGAAGTCCAACTtgagagatttaaataaaaactaaatatttaaacaagaaggataaaaataaaaatttttaaagaaaaacatttaaataaaaatcaaatttaaattaaaaacaagtagaaaaaatattaatattttaaaaacttaaacagttttatttttaaatttaagcatATTAAAATTCTTACAGGTATGAAAACTAAAAGGAGATAGGAATAACAAGACAAAAAGGCTTGTTAATATTTCTGTTTGACTTTTATGTTGATACAtaaatagaatttgaaaaaaaaaatagtcaaccATCATTTTACTACTCAATTGTGAGATCAGTACAAGGCCTGAACTCTAGCCTACCTTCCCTTTTCAAGTTCCACACCCCATCTGATTTCCTAAAGAGCTGTTTCTTAGGAAGAATCAACTGCATCCGAGAAAGATGAAAATAGTAGGGACTCTCTCCCATTTAGAACTGCATTATTCATACAAATTCTTTGCTACTGAAAAGCGGTTCTTGACAATTTAGTGGCTTAGGGATATTAGATTACAACTTAAGTTCTGGCTTTGATGTTCAAGCCCCATGGCCTGATTGAGGAAGTGGCAGGGACCCATATCTGAGGACATCCCACCCTCTCTTCCACTTCCCTCTCCATGGGGAAACAAGACCTTTATATAGTAAAGCTATGGGTTTGTGCTTGACAGTCTTACTCATTCCTTtactccctctcttttttccttattccATCATTCATGCCTGGTTCCCTGAACCGCTTACTTATCTCCATCTCTGATCCCAGCCTGTAGAGCTCCTTCTTTGACTGTTTACCTGGTAGCTTCTATTCCTCCTTCAAGACCCAACTCACAGATGACTTCTCTGGAGCCTTTTCTGAATGCTCTAGGCAGGTATAAATTGGAAAATTGTTTCTTCCTCATGCCTATATCCCTGTCACTGTGCCTCAAAGTACTTTGTCTGTACCTCAGTAATATTCTACTGTGATTCTACTGGAGCTTTGTGAGTGTCTGCCCCTCTGCACCAAGCATTCTGAGAACAGGGGGCCAAGCCTTATTCATTTCTgtgttaataaatgtttgttgaatgtgAGGATGAGTTCAGTTATTTGCTCTGTtaatatgatctcacttattttATCAATCAAGCCCTCAATAGGTGTCCTGTGCTATAATACAGTGTGATCAGGGTTGTATCTTCCCTAAAGGAAGTGTATGAAATGCTACTCAGCTGCAGGGGATGGCTTAAGTAGGGAGGTGCTCAGTGAGGAAATAGCCAGGTTGTGTGGAGAGAGTACAAGGTACAACGCAAGGAAAAGAGCAAAGCCTGAGAGTTGGTAGTCATGAAAGACTGGGTGGTGAGGGGGAGCAGAAGCTGAAGATGAGGCTGGGCTTTCTGGTATGTGTGCAGCAACACTCTTCCTCACCAGTGTCCCTGAGCTCCCCACAGTGTCTCTCATCTTATGACTGTGTACCCCACCTCCCCATGGTGTACTGTACTAGTTTGCCTTCCCAGGAGACTGTGTACCTCACCATTCCACACTCTTTTATATCACATGGCACACCATGACTGACAGGAGAGTGATGTCTGGTGACTGTATTTAGTGGGGGAACTGTAGTTGCCTGCTTAGCACTCTAGCCCTTCCCCCATTCCTTGTGGTTCTGCTGGGGCTATTGACCACCTTGCAGTGCTCCTCTCACTCCTCCCCAGAGTGAGCATGTCCCACAGGCTAGGCCAGATAAGAGTTCTCAATTCCTCCACTCCTTCACCCACACCCATCCCACAAGAGCAATTCTGAGGATGGCTATAGGACCCAAGCAGGCCCAGTCAGAGTCCATTGCTAGACTGAATATATGTAGACAGTGGGAGAAAGAAGTGTCTTGCTCCCCCTCCATGCTGAAGTCTCTAGACTAGGATGACATTAATCTGAGAATCTTAGGGGGTTGATATTCTTACCATGAGGAGAAAAGTAGAATTAGAGATAGGGAGAAAGAGCCTGGAGAACATCATTTGAAACTTGTGGATCCAGATGTGCCTGAAGTCCCAAAGTTCCTAGCTATCTGAGCCAATAAAGTCCTTTGTTTTgcttaagctagtttgagttgGGATCCTATCACTTGTAGCCAAGTATTTTGAACACATTAGATATGCTATATTGTTAGTTGGGAGCATCCTGTTCCTAGGGCCAcaaatggagagaaggaagaaggaagaaaatggtgACCTTCAATGAACTCTGTCATAGAAGATTGAGAAACCAGAGTGGGTACCTGCATGTCTTTAGCTCAGCTACTGACCTGTGCTAGGCTTCAAACCTTACTCACAGCAATGATGTGGCTGTTCCCAATTAAAGAGAGAATAAGGCAATCATGTTTCAGGAGTACCATGAATAGGTAGGCCAGGCACTATGGTGACTGCTTTACCTCTATTATCTCACTGAATTGGTGCAGCAATCCTGGAAGACAATCATTCCTGAACATATTTCGCAGATTGGGAAAGTGAGACTCAGAATGGAAAAGTGGTTTGTTTAAGTTCACTTTACTGTTTTAAGCAGTGGGGCCAGTATTCAAACCCAGATCCTCAAAGCTTGTGCATATTCCATTATAATTCAGTACAGGtaattcaaagatttttttttgttttgcttttcctgaTGTTGCTATGGAAGACACAATAGACCAAAATGGCACAGAAGGCAGACAGCCTTTGACAAACCTGGATGCAGATAACCTGGAACTTGGAGAGTAATCTATTAACTGATAACACAAAATTACCCATGCTCCAGGTGAATATGTCTCTATGGCAATAGCTGGTTAGGATAGTCACATCAGGCTAAATGACTTTCTTAAGGATACCCAGAATGGATGAGGCCAAAATCCTACTCCATTACCAGACATATAGCTTCACTCAATGCCATATGCTTGCCTTTTTACAGTCTGTGAAACCATCAGCTCTCTCTAGTTACACTAGGTTTCCTTTCTAGCTTCAATACTGTGACCAATACTTTGTTAATCACCTTCACCACTGACCTTCCCCTGGTCTTTCCAGAGTGCCCACAATGCCAGCTCCTCAACCATAGATCCTTCCCACCTGCCTGTTGCAGAGGGACTTGCCTATTAGGATCTATTTCCTAGGTGATCTGATACTGACTTGCAATGTCCAATTCTGTTGTTTCTACACTATTTTCAGTTCCTTATCTTTATTCCTTCCAAACATACAATTATATCTACTCTGGGCCAGAGCTGGAACTATGTGTCTATAAACCCCTCAGGCCAATCACACTATATGGTAGGTTCTTAATAGGCTagctgaatgaatgcatgaatgaataaacaaaatgaattcCATCCTACACTCAGCTTTAGTAGTTAACttcctatcttatttttttctgaagtcaaAATACTTGTAAGAGTGCCTCATTTACATATACCACCCACATCAACACATTTCTATCTCCATCTATCCTCCACACCTTCACTCTACTTTTAGAGAAGgaatcctgctttcttttggatgCTGTACCACTAGCCTTCTCTGACCCATTCCTGACAGCCAAGAGGCCTTACTCCCACACTTTCCCCAGTATTCCAGCAACTGCCATGTTTTCTCTAGACATAATATTCAGCAACTAGATATCCTAGGTTTTCTACAACGGGTCTTCAAAAACTTTCCCCATCATTCCTATAAGATATAAGGAGTGTTCCTCAATTCCCTATGCTTCCTCCTAGAGTGTATATTGTCACCAGAAGAGACCAAACAGTCTGTTGTAAGGTCCTGACTTGGGGttcatgtttaaaacaaaaattcataacCTTGATATGATACTGCTGTTTGTGGTATtatttctgtccttcctttcaaTGTCAAGCTCTTCTACATGTGTTTATCTTACATCATTCCCACTTACCTCCTACATCACTTTTAGTTCCCCACATAGCTTCTGCCTATATGACTCTATTAAAACTACTCTTGGTTAAGTACAAAGTGACTTATTTTTACAAAGttctttattttgctattttatcccatttgttaaagagatatATGATAATTAAAGACAGTGGAACAACAAACACAGAGTATTTGATGTTAAAACTTTCCTTGCAAATCCAGGTCATGATTTTGTCATGTTGGTGACCACTCAGGGTAAGTTCCCTTTTTCTTACACCAGGAGGGTATAGCAAATCTGAAAAAGGGACTCAGGCTA from Neomonachus schauinslandi chromosome X, ASM220157v2, whole genome shotgun sequence encodes the following:
- the USP51 gene encoding ubiquitin carboxyl-terminal hydrolase 51; this translates as MAQVRDSPSGSLVRWSSGGGGGASPEEAAEKAGKMEKEAVGATKACSGQGAEEMKLEPLQERKPAPENLTWSDSGDDKKVLPSTPPRCYSSSSPLCPRRKPRPRPQPRARSRGPPGLLVPPQPPSHPPPPPLTRPQPWRQPRRRSRPGSRPQMLQSCFSDLDGSGDRGGLGDWLLEVEFDQGPTGCSHVESFKVAKNWRKNLRLIYQRFIWSGTPETRKHKAKSCICHVCSTHMNRLHSCLSCVFFGCFTEKHIHKHAETKQHNLAVDLYHGVIYCFMCKDYVYDKDMERIAKETKEKNLKLLTSTSTDVSQQQCMASGVEEKHSTCESKEQEPKLVKPKKKRRKKSVYTIGLRGLINLGNTCFMNCIVQALTHIPLLKDFFLSDKHKCIMTSPSLCLVCEMSSLFHAMYSGSRTPHIPYKLLHLIWIHAEHLAGYRQQDAHEFLIAILDVLHRHSKDDSVGQEASNPNCCNCIIDQIFTGGLQSDVTCQACHSVSTTIDPCWDISLDLPGSCATFGSQSPERADSTVSRDDHIPGIPSLTDCLQWFTRPEYLGSSSKIKCSSCQSYQESTKQLTMKKLPIVACFHLKRFEHVGKQRRKINTFISFPLELDMTPFLASTKESRMKEVQPPTDCTSNENKYSLFAVINHHGTLESGHYTSFIRQQKDQWFSCDDAIITKATIEDLLYSEGYLLFYHKQGLEKD